GCCGGGGTCGACGGGTCGAAGCGGCTGGTGAGGATCAGCACCGGCTGGTCCGTGCGCACCGACCATGGGCCGGTGTAGCGCTCGCGTGGCCGCGCCTGCCAGGCCGCGCAGGTGCTCGTCGTGTAGGCACGGAGAGCCGCGAAATGCCCGGCAACCGGTTCCCTTCGCTGCGCCGCCGCCCACCAGGCCATCGGGTGCCGTGGCAGGTCCACGTCATTACAGGTGAAGGCGGAGTAGGCACCCTTGATGCCGGAGTAGGCGGCATCAAGCCCGTTCTCGTCGATGATCCGCACCAGTTCCGCGAGGTCGGCGACCGCCGACTCGGTGGGCTCGTGCTGGACCCGGTAGGTCAAATCGAGCATGTTGGCCAGCAGGTCCCATGCCACCGGTTGGTACAGCACACCACCGGCGAACGCGACGAGCTTCGGGTAGGTGAGCGTGACGTTCGTGCCATCCCGGGCGCGGAGCCGGAGCGGTTCGGCTTCGAGCCGCGCCATCAGCTCGTCGAAGGCGCGGCGTGGACCGTGTTCGGCGAAGGAGCAGGAGTCGCCTTCGGCGCACAGTCGCAGGAACTCGTCCAGCGTGGCGCTGGTCGCGACATCCGATCCGGTGCGTTCGGACGGAACCGTCCCGGATGGACCGTCCAGGGACCGCGCCGGGTTCAGCACACTGTCCAGCATGAGCGAGCCCACCCGCCGCGGGAACAGGTTCGCGTAGGCCAGCCCCAGGTGCACGCCATAGGACTGGCCGAGAAAGTTCAGTCGCCGCTCGCCCAGCGCCTGGCGCACCAGGTCCAGGTCCCTGGCGACGGTCGCCGTGGACAGGTGATCGAGCAGTGCTCCGGTGTGCCTGCGGCAGCGCGCGGCGAACTCGGCGTCCTTGGCCGCCCGGGACCACGCCTGCCAGATGGTTGCCGGGAACGCGGGAACACCGGCGTTGAACTCCTCCCGCTCTTCTGGCGAGGAGAAGCAGGTCACGGCGGGCCGCGCCTGGCCGACCCCACGCTGGTCGAGCCCGATCACGTCGTAGCGGTCCCACACCCGCTGGTCCACGGGAGAGGCGAGCTGCCCAGCCTTGACCAGCCGCAGGTACTCGGTGCTGGAGAACCCCGGGCCACCCCGGTTCAGCACCAGCGAACCCAGTTTCCGTTCCGGTTCGGCCGCGGGTGCCTTCACCAGCGCGAGGTCGATCCGCTCGCCGCCGGGATCGGTGTGATCCAGCGGAACGCTCAGCGTCGCGCACCGCAACGCGGCGTTGTCCGCGCACTGCCGCCACCGCAGGTCGGGCTGATGAGAGGGACCGGCCGCACCACCCACCGCCGGCGTGGCACCGGTCAGCAACAGGGGAACGAACACCAGCGCGGCCTGTTTCAGGCGGCGGCGCCCGCGTTGGAAGATCATGAGTTCACGTCCTCGATGTGTCGAAAGCCGTTCAGGGAGGATCAGAAGGCGCGGGTGGCCGCGCGCTCCAGGAGGTGCCGCGCCCGCCGGAGTGTGACCGGGGAACCCGGGGTCAGGGCTTCGAGGCACAAGCCGCTGCACAGGCTGATCAGGCCATCGGCGGTGTCCTCCAGCCACTCCGCGTCGTCCGCCCGCTCGGGAGCAAGTTCCCGCAGCCACTGGCGGACTCGTTGATGCGCCCTGGCCGCCAGTGCGGCCAGCGTCCGGGTCGCCCCGGGTGTCGCGTCCACGGAAAGCGCGGAGGCGGACATCTCGAACCAGGCCGACAGCATCCGCTCGCCTTCCTGGTCATCGTCCGGAGGCAGGAACTGCGTCATGAGCGTGGCGAGCCGGTCGGTACGCGGACGGCCGGTGTCGGTGAGGCCGTCGTCGTGCAGTTCCTGGTCGAGCAGCTCCGGCAGGATCGCGTCGATCAGCTCATGCTGAGCCGGAAAGTAGTGCCGGAGCGTGCCGAGCCCGCATCCAGCACGGGCGGCTACCGCGCGCACCGTAACCGCGTCGATCCCGGACTCCGACGCTATCCGCACGGCGGCCGCCACGATGTCCGACCGCTTGTCACCCGTTCCCACGGCGACGATAGTACATCGTACTAGTACAGTGTGCTACCAGGTCAGTCCTGGCGGCCCGCGCGGCGGAACCGGCGTCGTAGCTGCAGGATGCGGGCGGCGCCGAGCAGTGCCACCAGCAGCGCGCCCGCCACGGCGGCCAGCAGCAGCGCGACCCCCAGCGGCAGCGAACCGGACAGGCCGAGGAAGGTCACGGTCACGCCGTCCTGGTTCTGCAGGATGAAGATCAGCAGCAGGATCAGCACCAGGGCCCCGACGATGGCGGTGACCCAGGCGGCACTGATCCGGGTGCGGTCCGACACGGCCGAGTGCCCGGCCGGCGCGCCCGGCCCCGGTTCGGCACCCCCGTCCGTTCCGGTCCCGCCACCCCGCCGCGCGTCTTCGTTCGCTCCAGCCGAGCTGTTCATGTCGCCATCATCGCGCGGCGACGCCGATCTCGCCGGATGAGTTCGCACGTCAGGGTGAGGTGGCTACATCCGTTCCGGCGCGGCGATGCCGAGCAGCCCGAGCCCGTGCCCGAGGGTGCGTGCCGTCAGTCCGCACAGGGCGAGGCGGTTGCCGCGGACGGGTGCCTCCGCCCTGCGGACGTGGCAGGTTTCGTAGAACGCCGTGAAGTCGCGGGCCAGCTCGTAGAGGTATCCGCACAGCCGGTGTGGTTCCAGCCCGGTTGCCACCTCGCGGAGGGTGCCGGCGTAGGCGTCGAGTTCCAGCGCGAGCGCACGCTCGGCAGGCTCGAGCGGGACCTCGGGATCGACGGTCAGCTCCGGGTCACCCTCGTTGCGCAGGATGGACCGGATCCGCGCATGGGCGTACTGCAGGTAGACGGCGGTGTTGCCGGTCAGCGACACCATGCGGTCCACCTCGAAGGCGTAGTCCTTCAGCCGCGAGGTGGACAGGTCCGCGTACTTGACCGCCCCGATCCCGGCCTGCTCGGCGATCCGGTCCAGTTCGGCCGGGTCGAGGCCGGGATTCTTCTCCGCGACGACTACGCGGGCGGCGGCGACCGCGTCGTCCAGCAGGTCCGTCAGCCGGACGGTTCCGCCCGCGCGGGTCTTGAACGGGCGGCCGTCCGGGCCGAGAACGGTGCCGTAGGCGACATGGGTGGCCTCGGTCCCGGCGGTCAGCCAGCCCGCGCGCCGGGCGGCTTCGAAGATCAGCTGGAAGTGCAGCGCCTGGCGGGAGTCGGTGACGTAGAGCAGGCGGTCGGCCCCGAGCTCGCGGATGCGATAGCGGATCGTGGCCAGGTCGGTGGTGTCGTAGCCGTAGCCGCCGTCGCGCTTGCGCACCATGAGCGGAACCGGCTTGCCCTCCGGTCCGGTGACCTCCTCGGAGAAGACGACCAGCGCGCCGTCGCTGTCCACGGCGATCCCGGCCGCGGCGAGCTCGGCGACGGTGCCGGCGAGTTCCGGCTTGTAGAACGACTCGCCGACCGAGTCCGCCGGGGTGAGCAGGACGCCCAGCCGGTCGTAGACATCGCGGAAGGCCCGCTCCGACTCGGCGACGATCTCCTCCCGCTGGGTACCTCGTCGTGGCGCCAGGTGACCTCGGGATGCTCGGTCAGGTACTGGATGAGCATCCCGAACTGGGTTCCCCAGTCCCCGAGATGGTTCTGCCGGATCACCTCCGCACCGAGGAAGCCGAGCAGGCGGGCGAGGCTGTCCCCGATGATCGTGGTGCGCAGGTGCCCGACGTGCATCTCCTTGGCGATGTTGGGCGCCGAGTAGTCGATCACGGTTCGCCTGCCTCGCTCCGGGGCACCGATACCCAGGCGCGGGTCGGCAAGGCGTGCGGACACCTGCTGCCACACGGCCCGGCCGGAAACGGTGATGTTGAGGAAACCCGGTCCGGACGGCTCGGCTGAGCCGACCGGCCCCTCGCCGAGGGCGGACAGGAACTCGGCGGCCAGGGTCGCCGGTGTGCTCCCGGCGCGCTTGGCCAGCGCCAGCGCCGCGTTGGACTGGAAGTCGGCGTGGCCGGATCGACGCACCACGGGGTCCGCTTCCGCCAGGTCCGGACGCGCGCGGCCGATCGCAGCCGATACGGCGTCCGTGATCACGTCCAGCAGTGGCGGTACCTGATGGTCGGGCACGGATCCTCCTTTGTCGGAGGGATTCAACCAGCCGTGCCGAGCGTCTGGCGCAGCGCGTCCGCCAGCGCGGTCGCGGCGTGCGGGCCGGGATCGCGCGGTTCCCGCCAGGCGATGAACCCGTCCGGCCGGATCAGGACCGCGCCGGCCTCGCCCACCCCGAACGAGCTCGCCCACCGCCCGTCGATGTCCGCCAGTACGTGCTCGCCGCGGGGCTCTCCACCGCTGAGCACCCGGTACGCCGACAGCGGCAGCCGGTCGCGGTCGGCCAGCGTCCCGGCGGCCTCCATCCAGGCCGCGCCGCCGGGTCCGGCCAGCAGTACCAGCCCTTCCGCCCAGAGGTCTACTGTGGACACTTGTTCGCCGTTCCTGCGCAGCCACAAGTGCGGTGCGCGGGTGCCGGGCCGGCCCGATGGGTTGCGCGGATCCGCAACGGGCGCGGTCATCGGTGGGTAGCAGTAGCCGAACTGCAGGCTCGTCGTGTCAATGAGCTCCACCTCGTCGAGCCCGGCCGGCAGCTGCACGCCGAACCACTCCTTCCCGGTGACCAGCGCCTGGTTCACGGTCAGCTCGGCGACCGGGCGGCGCTCGGTCTCGTAGCCGTCCAGCAGGGCAGGGCCGGCCCAGCCGTGCAGGACGTAGGCGAGTTTCCAGGCCAGGTTCGCGGCGTCCTGGATACCGGTGTTGGCGCCGTAGGCCCCGGACGGCGGCATGACGTGGGCCGCGTCCCCGGCCAGGAACACCCGGCCGGCGGCGAACCGGTCGGCCACCGCGGCGGTGGTCTGCCAGGGCGACACCTCCAGCGGCTCGACCACGAGGTCCGGGATGCCCGCGGCGGCCCTGGCCAGCTCCACGCAGCGTCGCGGGGTGAAGTCCGCGGCCGACTCGCCGAGATCGGGGCGGTAGGTGACATGCAGCGCCAGCTTGTCGCCCACCACCCGGACCATCCCGGCAAACCCGGGATTGTTCACCTGGCAGATCACGAAGCTCTTGTCCCGCAGTGCGTCGCCGAGATCGGCGCGGACCATGATGCCCGCCACGTCCTCCAGTACGCCCACCCCGTCCCTGCCGATACCCAGCCGGTCCCGGATCGGGCTGTTCGCCCCGTCGGCGGCGACCAGGTACTCCGCGTGCACCGTGGAACGCCTGCCGGTGGCGCGGTCGGTCAGCACGGCCGCCACCCCCTCCGCCCCGGTGGTGAACGACTCGAGTTCGGTGCCGAACCGCAGGTCGGCGCCGAGTCCTTCGGCGTGCTTACGCAGCACCGGTTCCAGCACGTCCTGGGAAAGGACCGCCTCCGCGCAGGGGCTGACCCCGGCGAGATCGTCCTGAGCATGCCCTGCGTTGGGCGGGTTGAGCCAGTGGTGGTTGGGGCTGGTCAGGCTCTCCGCCCAGAGCAGGCCCGAACCGTCCAGCCGCCACGGCCCGGCCGCGCGCACGTCCTGCTCGACGCCGGCCGCGCGGAACAGTTCCATCGTGCGGCCGTTGTAGCCGGGGGTGCGGGGATGGATGGAGGTGTCGTGGTGGCGCTCGGCCAGGATCAGGTCGACGCCGTGCCTGCGCAGGAACAGGGCGGTGGAAAGGCCGACCAGGCTTCCGCCGACGATCAGTACCTGCGTTCGTGCTTCGGGCATGTAGTTGTCCTCCGAAGTCCCTTGTTCGGTGGTCACGGTGGGGGTGCCAGCAGCCGGTCGAGCGCGTCGACCAGGTGGGTGTCGACCTCGGCGGGCATGGGAGGACGCAGCACCATGCCGAGCACCAGGTAGACGATCATCGTCGCCGTCGCCGTCAGGTCGAGATCGCCGCGCACGCGGCCGTCCCCCCGGCCGGACCGCAGCCAGCCGATGATGGCCTGGTGCCAGCCCCCATGCCACTCGACCAGCATGGTGTGCAGCGCCGGGTCCTCGCGTGCGGCCCAGTTCATGTCGATGAGCAGCCGGAACTGCCCCGGATCGGTCTCCGCCTGCCTGGCAAGGCCGGTCAGCATGGTGCGTAGCGCGGCCATGCCGTCGACCCAGTCGTGCTCCAGCTCCAACGGCGCCAGCAGCCGGTCCTGGATGGTGTGCTCGAGGACGGCCCGCACGAGGTCGTCCTTGGTGGGGAAGTAGTAGTGCAGGGTGGCGACCGTGATGCCCGCCTCGGCGGCGACATCGCGGGTGCGCACCTCCGCAAGTCCGGAACGGACGATGGCCCGGAACCCGGACTGCACCAGCCTGTCCCTACGTTCCGCCGACCGCGGGCCCGGCCTCGCTCGCTTCGCCGCCACCTCGCCACCCTTCTTTCTATCAACTGATAGAAAGCTAGCGGGGCTCCGAGAGGCTGTCAATCAGTTGATAGAAATCGGTGGTGGCACGGACACACCTGCCGGTTCCGGCAGGTCGGCGATATGCTGTGGGCGGCTGCGGCTCCTTGCGAGCGTGCGAGGGAGGACGGACATCACGTGATGTATGGACGGCTACGCAAGCGTTGTGAGTCCGTCATCGAGCAACTGAAGCTGCCCGAGTTCGTCTCCGTCGAGGAGTTGTGCTCGCACCTTTCGCAGCAGCGCGGGCGGCCGCTGCACCTGCGCCCCCTTCCCCCGCACGGCACCCCGGCCGGGGTCTGCGGCGCCTGGGTGGCGACCAGGAAGGCCGACTACATCTTCGTCGAACCGCAGACCACCCGGCTGCACCAGGAGCACATCACCCTGCACGAGATCGGCCATATGCTGTTCGACCACAACGTCACCACCCCGGTCGACCAGGGCGGATTCTCCGTGCTGCTGCGCGATCTCGATCCCGAACGGGTGCACAGGGTGCTGGCGCGGACGAGCTACACCGACCGGCAGGAGCGCGAAGCCGAGATGATCGCCAGCGTCATCCGATCCACCGGCGGGAACGCCGGGACTCCGCCGTCCGGGGACACCCTCGGCGGGCTGGAGACCGGGCTCGGCTTCTACCGGAGCAGGTGAGCGCCGCCTCGGATGTTCGCCTGGGTCGAGATCGCCGGATTCACCTGCCTGTGGCTGGTCGCCGTACTCCGCGCGCCGCAGGCGATCCGCCATCCGCAGCAGCGCGCCCTGTGGCTGGCGGTCACCCTGATCGCCTTCACCACCACACTGCACCAGCCGCCAGTGGTCGCCGGCCTCGGCGGCCTCATCGGTGACCCGACGCTGGTCGTCGTCATCAAGCACACCTGCGACGTGATCGCCTCCTCGGCGATGCTGCACTTCATCCTGACCGCGATGGGCTGGCGCCGGCATCTCCCGTTCCTGCTGGCGGCCGCGATCACGGCCGGGACGGCGCTGTCCTGGATCAACCTCGCGCACGCGCCACCGGGGTACGCCGCCACCCCGGAACTCGACCTGCCCGCGTCCTACTGGGTCATCTTCTTCGGCTTCCATTTCGTCTCCAACTCCTGCGTGGTGGCGGTGTGCCTGCGTTACTGGCGGCAGGCCGACCGCTGGCCGATGCGCTGGGGGCTGCTCACCTTCGGCATCGGCACGCTGTTCGCCTGCGTGCTGTGGCTGCTGTTCCCGGCCTACCTGTGGACCCGGATCCCGGCGCTGCTGCCCGCGGCCTCGCTGGTCACCGGAATCGAGGAGATACTCCAGGCGGCGGGTGTGGCACTGCCCGCGGTGCCGGGCATCCGGCGCGCGTTCACCAGCCGCCGGAATCTCTGGACGCTGTGGCCGCTGTGGCGGCACGTCACCAGCTGGAACCCGCAGGTGGCGCTCGTCATCCCCCGGTTCCGGCTGGTCAACGTGCTGCTCCGGACCCACCTGGTGGACCTGCACCTGTACCGGGCCGTGATCGAGATCCGGGACGCCATCCTGATCCTCAGCGAGTACATCACCCCTGCCCTGATCGACCGCGCCCGCGCGCATGTCCGCGCGCACCAGCTGCCGCCCGCGGAGGCGAACGCGACGGTCACCGCCTGCCTGATCTCGGTCGCTACCCAGGCCAGCGGGCAGGGGGAATTCCCGAGGCAGACCGATCTCCAGGCAGCGACGATGGGCGGCGAGGACCTCTCCGGCGAGATCGACTTCCTGCGCCAGGTGATCAAGGCGCGGAAGTCCCCGGTCGTGAAGGCCTTCGCCAGGGAGAACACCCTGACTCCGTGGACCGCCGACCGGCAGGAACAACCGCAAGCAGTAGACGGACCGTAGACGGACACCGAGGTGACGGGAGTCGTGGTGCCGACCATCCACGGAACATGCGCCGACCAGTTCGCCGAGGTGCGCGAGGCGCTGTCCTCGACCCTGGCGGAAGGGCTGGACGTCGGCGCCTCGGTCGCGGTGTTCCTGGACGGCGAGCCGGTGGTGGACCTGTGGGGAGGCCACACCGATCCGGAGCGGACCCGGCCATGGCAGCGCGACACCATCACCACCGTCTGGTCGGTGACGAAGACGATGACCGCCCTGTGCACGCTGATCCTCGCGGACCGCGGGGAACTCCGGCTGGACGCACCCGTCGCCAGGTACTGGCCG
The sequence above is drawn from the Amycolatopsis aidingensis genome and encodes:
- the argS gene encoding arginine--tRNA ligase, with the protein product MGNPVRDAHPVPDRASRGHLAPRRGTQREEIVAESERAFRDVYDRLGVLLTPADSVGESFYKPELAGTVAELAAAGIAVDSDGALVVFSEEVTGPEGKPVPLMVRKRDGGYGYDTTDLATIRYRIRELGADRLLYVTDSRQALHFQLIFEAARRAGWLTAGTEATHVAYGTVLGPDGRPFKTRAGGTVRLTDLLDDAVAAARVVVAEKNPGLDPAELDRIAEQAGIGAVKYADLSTSRLKDYAFEVDRMVSLTGNTAVYLQYAHARIRSILRNEGDPELTVDPEVPLEPAERALALELDAYAGTLREVATGLEPHRLCGYLYELARDFTAFYETCHVRRAEAPVRGNRLALCGLTARTLGHGLGLLGIAAPERM
- a CDS encoding MAB_1171c family putative transporter is translated as MFAWVEIAGFTCLWLVAVLRAPQAIRHPQQRALWLAVTLIAFTTTLHQPPVVAGLGGLIGDPTLVVVIKHTCDVIASSAMLHFILTAMGWRRHLPFLLAAAITAGTALSWINLAHAPPGYAATPELDLPASYWVIFFGFHFVSNSCVVAVCLRYWRQADRWPMRWGLLTFGIGTLFACVLWLLFPAYLWTRIPALLPAASLVTGIEEILQAAGVALPAVPGIRRAFTSRRNLWTLWPLWRHVTSWNPQVALVIPRFRLVNVLLRTHLVDLHLYRAVIEIRDAILILSEYITPALIDRARAHVRAHQLPPAEANATVTACLISVATQASGQGEFPRQTDLQAATMGGEDLSGEIDFLRQVIKARKSPVVKAFARENTLTPWTADRQEQPQAVDGP
- a CDS encoding lipopolysaccharide assembly protein LapA domain-containing protein produces the protein MNSSAGANEDARRGGGTGTDGGAEPGPGAPAGHSAVSDRTRISAAWVTAIVGALVLILLLIFILQNQDGVTVTFLGLSGSLPLGVALLLAAVAGALLVALLGAARILQLRRRFRRAGRQD
- a CDS encoding TetR/AcrR family transcriptional regulator, which encodes MQSGFRAIVRSGLAEVRTRDVAAEAGITVATLHYYFPTKDDLVRAVLEHTIQDRLLAPLELEHDWVDGMAALRTMLTGLARQAETDPGQFRLLIDMNWAAREDPALHTMLVEWHGGWHQAIIGWLRSGRGDGRVRGDLDLTATATMIVYLVLGMVLRPPMPAEVDTHLVDALDRLLAPPP
- a CDS encoding FAD-dependent monooxygenase; protein product: MPEARTQVLIVGGSLVGLSTALFLRRHGVDLILAERHHDTSIHPRTPGYNGRTMELFRAAGVEQDVRAAGPWRLDGSGLLWAESLTSPNHHWLNPPNAGHAQDDLAGVSPCAEAVLSQDVLEPVLRKHAEGLGADLRFGTELESFTTGAEGVAAVLTDRATGRRSTVHAEYLVAADGANSPIRDRLGIGRDGVGVLEDVAGIMVRADLGDALRDKSFVICQVNNPGFAGMVRVVGDKLALHVTYRPDLGESAADFTPRRCVELARAAAGIPDLVVEPLEVSPWQTTAAVADRFAAGRVFLAGDAAHVMPPSGAYGANTGIQDAANLAWKLAYVLHGWAGPALLDGYETERRPVAELTVNQALVTGKEWFGVQLPAGLDEVELIDTTSLQFGYCYPPMTAPVADPRNPSGRPGTRAPHLWLRRNGEQVSTVDLWAEGLVLLAGPGGAAWMEAAGTLADRDRLPLSAYRVLSGGEPRGEHVLADIDGRWASSFGVGEAGAVLIRPDGFIAWREPRDPGPHAATALADALRQTLGTAG
- a CDS encoding alpha/beta hydrolase, producing MIFQRGRRRLKQAALVFVPLLLTGATPAVGGAAGPSHQPDLRWRQCADNAALRCATLSVPLDHTDPGGERIDLALVKAPAAEPERKLGSLVLNRGGPGFSSTEYLRLVKAGQLASPVDQRVWDRYDVIGLDQRGVGQARPAVTCFSSPEEREEFNAGVPAFPATIWQAWSRAAKDAEFAARCRRHTGALLDHLSTATVARDLDLVRQALGERRLNFLGQSYGVHLGLAYANLFPRRVGSLMLDSVLNPARSLDGPSGTVPSERTGSDVATSATLDEFLRLCAEGDSCSFAEHGPRRAFDELMARLEAEPLRLRARDGTNVTLTYPKLVAFAGGVLYQPVAWDLLANMLDLTYRVQHEPTESAVADLAELVRIIDENGLDAAYSGIKGAYSAFTCNDVDLPRHPMAWWAAAQRREPVAGHFAALRAYTTSTCAAWQARPRERYTGPWSVRTDQPVLILTSRFDPSTPAANAVRLHELLPNSRLLVNEGWGHVTTQQSTCMTRAASAYLVAGALPGPDESCRPDRIPFSGEGAR
- a CDS encoding TetR/AcrR family transcriptional regulator, with translation MGTGDKRSDIVAAAVRIASESGIDAVTVRAVAARAGCGLGTLRHYFPAQHELIDAILPELLDQELHDDGLTDTGRPRTDRLATLMTQFLPPDDDQEGERMLSAWFEMSASALSVDATPGATRTLAALAARAHQRVRQWLRELAPERADDAEWLEDTADGLISLCSGLCLEALTPGSPVTLRRARHLLERAATRAF